One Kwoniella pini CBS 10737 chromosome 11, complete sequence DNA segment encodes these proteins:
- a CDS encoding GTP-binding nuclear protein GSP1/Ran: MENQATFKLVLCGDGGTTTFVKRHLTGEFEKKYIATLGVEVHPLTFHTNFGTICFNVWDTAGQEKFGGLRDGYYIQGQCGIIMFDVTSRITYKNVPNWHRDLERVCENIPIVLCGNKVDVKERKVKTGNVTFHRKKNLQYFEISAKSNYNFEKPFLWLARKLVGNQSLEFVAAPALAPPEVQVDQALIAKYEEELKQAANAPLPDEDDADL, encoded by the exons atgGAGAATCAAGCTACCTTCAAATTGGTCTTGTGTGGTGACGGTGGTACC ACCACCTTCGTCAAGCGACACTTGACTG GAGAGTTCGAGAAGAAATATATCG CCACTCTCGGTGTTGAAGTTCACCCTCTTACCTTCCACACTAACTTTGGTACCATCTGCTTCAATGTATGGGATACCGCGGGTCAAGAGAAGTTCGGTGGTCTTCGAGACGGATACTACATCCAAGGACAATGTGGTATCATTATGTTCGATGTTACTTCCCGAATTACCTACAAAAACGTTCCTAACTGGCACCGAGATCTCGAAAGAGTTTGTGAAAACATTCCTATCGTCCTCTGTGGTAACAAAGTAGATGTAAAG GAACGAAAAGTCAAAACCGGAAATGTCACCTTCCACCGAAAGA AGAACCTCCAATACTTCGAAATTTCCGCCAAATCTAAC TATAACTTCGAGAAACCTTTCTTGTGGCTCGCTAGAAAATTAGTCGG AAACCAATCTCTCGAGTTCGTTGCCGCTCCTGCCCTCGCCCCTCCCGAAGTCCAAGTCGATCAAGCTCTCATTGCCAAATACGAGGAGGAGCTTAAGCAAGCTGCCAACGCTCCTTTGCCCGACGAG GACGATGCCGATCTCTAG
- a CDS encoding exportin-T, producing MASSQSPHLTNIPEAVRIAAGVGPVADPEIKQQAIDYLNKVKELSQETWQDCLALYLQGAGAPGPSTAGKDGKEKLSNDLRMFCQQVVDTTLTQKGSEMTPESQKAMYSAVMDFVQTEYVQGPSEGGQAFLRNKLAFTIAHLFLNVYPNTIPTFLHPLFALLTPSSSNGLNPTFLTIQVLTEIAQEVHDTTLRSARRYSKDRQERDGVVRDVIRSSGDERIAVEGMLGLIEKGLEQGEDSQWLKLVEATLRTMVTWTPWVDLSVSLSPSSLSLYHRILRSQNMTLRTAAANIMRSFAAKGIQDPQARLEVLKVLDVVSLVDPLESETRGVRDNEEVIAFRAAIGGILATFGTELVTFTENYEVPISVAPFASDILRVYKRIYKPPTMPPPTKGQPQPSTPPATIPLTPQRREFLSSMLDILIRQLAWPEDAEWEAPGTEEDSNDDLASFLHFRTDVLVINANVPQPDSPDDNPLTKATTGKTYAADQLYLFEAAGFLVYLTKTDPNKHITLLETIAGPLMSGMASGVERYRAEPSDLQAVLQVHHHLMALGHFAKGFPTVSDSQVETLAYTPPFKQMTEALLQALDAVKSERVVRDAARFAFAQFVNAIGTTVAELVPRFVSVVVTEYEPSELVDFMLFLGLLMHRLKKNTFETMDMLLLPLLSRIFAILQQPITGTDEAQTHARLKDAYLTFFTALMNANLDGIFITERNKPEFENLLTTLLTLAQDCSDPGSQRFAFGFFARSVIAWGTSPEAAARPPVFAETAMSNLSKAVANGNAAATNQHAIAKEDRAKQALPGYENFIYQRLLPACFEVPAQKDFKIRSSTLTLHEMAGLVRSTAQARGQEAIDYMNTDLLPRLGCPPNIANEFINKLKTQQARDFRKTFIEFVKAMRG from the exons ATGGCGTCCTCTCAATCTCCCCACCTTACCAATATTCCTGAAGCCGTACGAATCGCCGCTGGAGTAGGACCTGTTGCAGATCCTGAGATTAAACAACAAGCTATAGATTACTTAAATAAGGTTAAAGAGCTTAGTCAAGAGACCTGGCAA GACTGCTTGGCGCTCTACTTACAAGGTGCAGGTGCTCCTGGCCCTTCCACGGCGGGCAAAGATGGGAAAGAAAAGCTAAGTAACGATTTGAGGATGTTCTGTCAACAAGTGGTGGATACGACTTTGACTCAAAA agGGAGCGAGATGACTCCAGAATCACAGAAGGCCATGTATAGTGCGGTAATGGATTTTGTACAGACTGAATACGTGCAAGGTCCTTCCGAAGGTGGACAAGCTT TCCTCCGAAACAAGCTCGCCTTCACGATTGCTCATCTTTTCCTCAATGTCTACCCCAACACTATACCCACCTTCCTTCATCCTCTCTTTGCACTTCTCACgccttcatcttctaacGGTCTTAATCCCACTTTCCTCACAATTCAAGTGCTTACAGAAATAGCTCAAGAGGTTCATGACACTACACTGCGTAGCGCAAGGAGGTATTCGAAAGATAGGCAAGAGAGGGATGGAGTGGTGCGAGACGTCATCCGGTCTAGTGGGGATGAGCGTATAGCTGTTGAAGGCATGTTGGGATTGATAGAGAAAGGCTTGGAGCAAGGTGAAGACAGTCAATGGCTAAAGCTTGTGGAAGCCACCTTGAGAACCATGGTCACTTGGACTC CCTGGGTGGACTTGAGCGTCAGCTTAAGCCCTTCATCTCTCTCGCTATACCACCGAATCCTCCGATCTCAGAACATGACTTTGCGTACCGCTGCCGCGAATATCATGCGGTCTTTCGCTGCTAAAGGTATTCAAGATCCACAAGCCAGGTTAGAAGTACTCAAGGTGTTAGACGTAGTGTCTTTGGTGGATCCGTTAGAATCCGAAACAAGAGGTGTTAGGGATAACGAGGAGGTGATAGCGTTCCGAGCAGCCATAGGAGGCATCTTGGCCACTTTCGGAACAGAGCTCGTTACCTTCACCGAGAAT TATGAAGTGCCGATATCTGTCGCGCCGTTCGCCTCAGACATCCTTCGAGTT TACAAACGAATCTACAAACCACCTACCATGCCGCCGCCTACAAAAGGCCAACCTCAACCTTCAACACCTCCTGCAACGATTCCCCTTACTCCACAACGCCGAGAGTTCTTGTCTTCCATGTTGGATATCTTAATTAGACAACTCGCCTGGCCAGAAGATGCCGAATGGGAGGCACCCGGCACCGAGGAAGACTCCAACGATGACCTGGCTTCCTTCCTGCACTTCCGAACC GATGTTCTTGTCATCAACGCCAATGTGCCGCAACCGGATTCCCCGGACGATAACCCTCTTACTAAAGCTACCACCGGCAAGACTTACGCCGCAGATCAATTATACTTGTTCGAAGCGGCTGGATTCCTCGTCTATCTTACAAAAACAGATCCCAACAAGCATATCACCTTACTGGAGACGATTGCAGGTCCGTTGATGAGCGGTATGGCTTCTGGTGTGGAACGATACCGAGCCGAGCCGAGTGACCTTCAGGCGGTACTTCAGGTTCACCATCACTTGATGGCCCTCGGTCACTTTGCCAAAGGCTTCCCTACTGTGTCCGATAGCCAGGTGGAAACTTTGGCCTATACTCCACCATTCAAGCAGATGACAGAAGCTTTGCTCCAAGCTCTAGACGCTGTTAAATCGGAACGAGTCGTGCGAGATGCA GCTCGCTTTGCTTTTGCACAATTCGTCAATGCCATTGGTACCACCGTTGCGGAATTGGTACCGAGATTTGTATCCGTAGTAGTCACTGAATACGAACCCTCTGAATTGGTTGACTTCATGCTTTTCCTTGGTCTTCTAATGCACCGTCTCAAG AAAAACACCTTCGAAACCATGGACATGCTTCTGCTTCCCCTTTTGTCGAGAATATTTGCCATATTGCAACAGCCCATCACCGGTACCGATGAAGCACAAACACATGCTCGCCTTAAGGATGCCTAcctcaccttcttcaccgCTCTCATGAACGCAAACCTCGACGGTATTTTCATTACCGAACGAAACAAGCCAGAATTCGAAAATCTTCTGACAACTCTTCTCACCTTGGCGCAGGATTGCTCTGATCCAGGCTCGCAGCGATTCGCATTCGGGTTTTTCGCCCGAAGTGTGATTGCTTGGGGCACTTCACCAGAAGCAGCGGCTCGGCCTCCTGTATTTGCTGAGACTGCGATGTCCAACCTTAGCAAGGCTGTGGCAAACGGAAATGCTGCAGCAACTAACCAGCACGCAATCGCCAAGGAAGATAGAGCGAAGCAAGCTTTGCCAGGATACGAGAACTTCATCTATCAAAGGCTGTTACCTGCTTGTTTCGAAGTTCCTGCACAGaaagattttaaaattagaaGCAGTACTCTG ACCCTCCACGAAATGGCAGGCCTTGTCAGAAGTACCGCTCAAGCTAGAGGTCAAGAAGCCATCGATTACATGAATACCGATCTTCTACCACGACTGGGCTGCCCGCCCAATATCGctaatgaatttattaaCAAACTCAAGACACAACAAGCAAGAGATTTTAGGAAGACTTTCATAGAATTCGTCAAAGCCATGAGAGGTTGA
- a CDS encoding NADH dehydrogenase [ubiquinone] iron-sulfur protein 7, mitochondrial, with protein MASTLLPGLRTGVLAKASSSTFRPALAIARPISNTAIALRPNTPTSSINTSDSSPSTTTVATAIAQRGSNQLSLETPRNGAEYVLSTLDKVVNWARQGSMWPMTFGLACCAVEMMHMAAARYDQDRLGVVFRASPRQSDIMIVAGTLTNKMAPALRKVYDQMPEPRWVISMGSCANGGGYYHYSYSVVRGCDRIVPVDIYVPGCPPTAEALLYGMLQLQRKMRRNRQGVRWYRK; from the exons ATGGCTTCTACTCTTTTGCCAGGCTTGAGAACAG GTGTTCTCGCCaaagcttcatcttccacaTTCCGACCAGCATTAGCGATCG CACGTCCGATCTCAAACACAGCTATTGCACTTCGACCCAACACCCCAACTTCATCTATTAACACCTCCGATTCTTCCCCATCAACCACTACAGTCGCGACTGCTATAGCACAACGAGGAAGTAATCAATTGAGTTTGGAAACCCCAAGGAATGGTGCCG AGTATGTCTTATCAACACTCGACAAAGTGGTCAACTGGGCGAGGCAAGGATCGATGTGGCCAATGACTTTCGGTTTAGCATGTTGTGCCGTCGAGATGAT GCATATGGCTGCTGCTCGATACGATCAAGATCGATTAGGTGTGGTATTCAGAGCATCACCTCGTCAAAGTGATATCATGATTGTAGCCGGTACTTTGACCAACAAAATGGCTCCTGCTTTGagaaaag TGTACGATCAAATGCCCGAACCTCGATGGGTTATCTCAATGGGTTCATGCGCCAACGGTGGTGGTTACTACCACTACTCGTACTCTGTTGTACGAGGTTGTGATCGAATTGTGCCAGTGGATATATATGTTCCAGGGTG CCCGCCAACAGCAGAAGCCCTTTTGTACGGTATGCTTCAATTGCAACGAAAGATGCGAAGAAACAGACAAGGTGTACGATGGTACCGAAAGTAA